From the genome of Virgibacillus siamensis, one region includes:
- the pabB gene encoding aminodeoxychorismate synthase component I, which yields MGTAGKPYLSFEFADQDGNKSPKTFQNPQQIITTDTIREVLPCLEQVRSAVNEGYYAAGFVSYEAAPAFDKAHKVHSESEMPLLWFGIFTEPTNEVIQGNEFFQTTEWEPSVSAHDYKTNIEKIKQYIEAGDTYQVNYTIRLNAQFTGDSMACFRQLANAQEADYAAYINTGEHTIMSASPELFFRLKNGKVTTRPMKGTVNRGKTFEKDALNADWLINSEKNRAENVMIVDLLRNDLGTVAKTGTVTVPKLFTIEQYPTIYQMTSTVTAETDKTIVDIFKALFPCGSITGAPKISTMNIIHELESAPRNVYCGAIGYITPNNQAVFNVPIRTVMLNNKTGKAVYGAGGGITWDSTADEEYEEVRTKTKVLKTTHTPFKLLETLGIIDGKYIVLGEHLTRLQQTAAYFDFDVDISVVRKCLLQVARDNNTGCHTVRLLVQNDGSFSTDVKRSITEMTLPATIGLAKEPINKEDIFLYHKTTNRAVYHYFQKQHPDKFDVLLWNKDNELTEFTIGNLVVEFNGNLYTPPVECGLLPGTFRQKLLEEEKITERKIHLNELKSCTRIWLINSVRQWVEVRLKY from the coding sequence ATGGGCACAGCAGGAAAGCCATATCTATCATTTGAATTTGCAGATCAGGATGGTAATAAAAGTCCCAAAACATTTCAAAACCCGCAACAAATCATTACGACAGACACCATCCGGGAAGTTCTTCCATGTCTTGAACAAGTCCGGTCCGCAGTTAATGAAGGGTATTATGCCGCGGGCTTTGTGTCCTATGAAGCAGCACCGGCCTTTGATAAAGCACATAAAGTCCATTCTGAAAGTGAGATGCCACTGCTCTGGTTTGGAATTTTCACCGAACCGACAAATGAAGTGATCCAAGGAAACGAATTTTTTCAAACGACTGAGTGGGAGCCTTCCGTTTCTGCACATGATTACAAGACGAATATTGAAAAAATCAAGCAGTACATCGAAGCAGGCGATACATATCAGGTAAATTACACGATACGGCTGAATGCACAATTCACGGGTGATTCGATGGCCTGTTTCCGGCAGCTTGCCAATGCTCAGGAAGCTGATTATGCCGCCTATATTAACACAGGTGAGCACACCATAATGTCCGCTTCTCCAGAATTATTTTTCCGGCTTAAGAATGGAAAAGTAACAACACGGCCAATGAAAGGTACAGTTAACCGGGGGAAAACATTTGAAAAGGATGCGCTAAATGCCGACTGGTTGATTAACTCTGAAAAAAACCGTGCTGAAAATGTGATGATAGTTGATTTGCTGCGAAATGACCTGGGAACTGTTGCCAAAACAGGCACCGTAACTGTTCCGAAATTGTTTACGATTGAACAATATCCGACTATATACCAGATGACATCGACCGTAACCGCGGAAACAGACAAAACCATCGTCGATATTTTTAAAGCTTTGTTTCCGTGCGGTTCTATTACCGGCGCCCCAAAAATCAGTACAATGAACATCATCCATGAACTTGAATCTGCTCCACGCAATGTGTATTGTGGTGCAATCGGCTACATTACACCAAATAACCAGGCTGTATTTAATGTACCAATCAGGACCGTCATGTTGAATAACAAAACCGGGAAAGCTGTATATGGAGCCGGTGGTGGTATCACGTGGGACTCCACAGCCGACGAAGAGTATGAGGAAGTACGAACCAAAACAAAGGTTCTTAAAACAACACACACACCTTTCAAGCTTTTGGAAACACTTGGAATAATCGATGGGAAGTATATCGTTTTAGGTGAACATTTGACCCGGCTGCAACAAACCGCTGCCTATTTTGACTTTGATGTGGATATTAGCGTGGTACGAAAGTGTCTCTTGCAAGTTGCCCGGGATAACAATACCGGTTGCCATACAGTACGATTGCTCGTGCAAAATGATGGCAGCTTTTCAACTGATGTGAAAAGATCAATAACGGAAATGACTTTGCCCGCTACCATAGGACTGGCAAAAGAGCCAATCAATAAAGAAGACATTTTCCTTTATCACAAAACAACCAACCGTGCAGTTTATCATTATTTTCAAAAACAGCACCCTGACAAATTTGATGTACTATTATGGAACAAAGACAACGAGTTAACTGAGTTTACAATCGGTAATCTTGTCGTGGAATTTAACGGTAATCTGTACACACCACCTGTCGAATGCGGGCTGCTGCCAGGAACATTCAGACAAAAGCTGCTTGAAGAAGAAAAAATAACCGAACGAAAAATTCATCTGAATGAACTTAAATCCTGCACAAGAATCTGGCTGATTAACAGTGTACGTCAATGGGTAGAAGTTAGATTGAAATATTAA
- a CDS encoding M4 family metallopeptidase has protein sequence MKKKKLINTVAGTALAASLTLTGMTGTVNAEEAGNNALQEMKSMTTSNFNVVWNKNKSAPSFVSGKLSKQQVHGVGQVKQYLEENKELFKLDPDSDVTFVEKKKDELGMTHYKFMQSVDGVPVYGSAFTVHTNKKGIISAVTGTIHPKAAKTMESSKAELSKRDAIEEAWKSIDLSKKETKVKKTDKKELKKASKLSKSGVKNTAEKAELVVYSNDGQSHLAYHVELQFIYPDPGNWQIFVDANDGSVIDSYNAVTDAGAANGYGYGVLGDYKQLNTYLSNGYYFLYDVTNPMNGVIETFTAENGSSLPGYRSSDSNNAFTSGYQAAAVDAHAYADQVYDYYYNTFGRNSYDGNGASIRSTVHYGNNYNNAFWNGQQMVYGDGDGTTFAPLSGALDVVAHELTHAVTGHTAGLVYRDQPGALNESMSDVFSVFVERQDYLLGEDVYTPYRSGDALRSLSNPPAYGQPEHMNDYVYTNADNGGVHTNSGIPNKAGYNTIESIGVAKAEKIYYRALSIYLGPYSNFSDARAALLQSAADLYGYGSEYNAVADAWNNVGVY, from the coding sequence TTGAAGAAGAAAAAACTAATTAATACGGTTGCTGGAACAGCACTGGCCGCGAGTCTGACATTGACGGGGATGACTGGAACTGTCAACGCTGAAGAAGCCGGGAACAATGCACTGCAGGAAATGAAATCAATGACAACTTCCAATTTCAATGTCGTTTGGAACAAAAATAAGTCTGCACCATCATTTGTATCCGGAAAATTATCAAAACAGCAAGTTCATGGTGTTGGACAGGTGAAGCAATATTTAGAAGAGAACAAGGAACTGTTTAAACTGGATCCGGATTCTGATGTAACATTTGTTGAAAAAAAGAAAGACGAACTTGGAATGACGCATTATAAATTTATGCAATCGGTTGATGGCGTTCCGGTGTATGGGTCGGCATTTACGGTCCACACGAATAAAAAAGGTATTATATCAGCTGTAACGGGTACGATTCATCCGAAAGCAGCAAAAACTATGGAAAGTAGTAAAGCAGAGCTTTCCAAAAGGGATGCTATTGAGGAAGCATGGAAATCTATTGATTTAAGTAAAAAGGAAACAAAGGTAAAAAAGACGGATAAAAAAGAATTGAAAAAAGCAAGTAAGCTATCAAAATCCGGTGTGAAGAATACCGCTGAGAAAGCTGAGCTTGTCGTCTATTCTAATGATGGGCAAAGTCACTTGGCATATCATGTTGAACTGCAGTTTATTTATCCAGATCCCGGTAACTGGCAAATTTTCGTGGATGCCAACGATGGTTCTGTGATTGATTCGTATAATGCAGTCACAGATGCTGGTGCAGCGAATGGTTATGGATACGGGGTACTTGGTGATTACAAGCAATTGAACACGTACTTATCGAATGGTTATTATTTTCTATATGATGTAACCAATCCGATGAATGGTGTAATCGAAACGTTTACGGCTGAGAATGGATCATCGCTTCCGGGATATCGTTCATCTGACAGCAATAACGCCTTTACATCGGGGTATCAGGCTGCGGCTGTCGATGCACATGCCTATGCGGATCAGGTGTATGATTATTATTACAACACATTTGGCCGGAACAGCTACGATGGCAATGGTGCATCCATTCGCTCGACTGTTCACTATGGAAACAACTACAACAATGCATTCTGGAACGGACAGCAAATGGTATACGGCGATGGCGACGGAACTACATTTGCCCCGTTATCAGGTGCACTGGATGTTGTCGCGCATGAGCTGACTCATGCAGTGACTGGACACACGGCCGGTCTGGTTTACCGGGATCAGCCTGGTGCGCTGAATGAATCCATGTCTGATGTCTTTTCCGTGTTTGTAGAACGGCAGGATTATTTGCTTGGGGAAGATGTGTATACACCGTACCGGAGCGGGGATGCACTGCGAAGTCTTTCCAACCCGCCGGCATATGGCCAGCCGGAGCATATGAATGATTATGTGTATACAAATGCTGATAATGGCGGCGTGCACACTAACAGTGGTATTCCGAATAAAGCCGGGTATAACACAATTGAAAGCATTGGTGTTGCGAAAGCAGAGAAAATATACTATCGTGCCTTGTCCATCTACCTTGGACCATACAGCAATTTCAGTGATGCACGTGCAGCATTGCTGCAATCCGCCGCGGATTTATATGGATACGGATCAGAATATAATGCCGTAGCAGATGCCTGGAATAATGTAGGGGTATATTAA
- a CDS encoding LysR family transcriptional regulator, with product MNESQLRTFLTVAEYKSYSKAAINLNVTQPTITSRIKALEEILKCDLFKRTGHEISLTKEGELFLDYAENILIYMDHSKEVSNMVKNPSIKVGFSPGFSYSFITEVLKTIQPKWKIDIQIIEGYDSVSLNEGALSGDFDLIFTREMLSNNPDITSEYLFDNNLVCIMPSNHSLCEKETLCVKDLKEETIISYKRNTKLWNLIDRKLIGAKNITRIDVSNNEMLSKAVANDVGIGITPELAIDKNYATELTVRYITEIATIPNKVYVQYRENSHMKSIAKQIIYTIINHKYSEAE from the coding sequence ATGAATGAAAGTCAACTTCGAACCTTTTTGACCGTGGCTGAATATAAGAGCTATTCGAAAGCTGCCATTAACCTTAATGTCACGCAGCCAACAATTACATCTCGAATTAAAGCATTGGAAGAAATTCTGAAATGTGATCTTTTTAAACGAACGGGACACGAGATTTCTTTGACAAAGGAAGGGGAACTATTTTTGGATTACGCCGAAAATATCTTAATCTATATGGATCATTCCAAAGAGGTTTCCAACATGGTTAAGAACCCCAGCATTAAGGTCGGTTTTTCTCCGGGATTTTCATATTCATTCATTACGGAGGTATTAAAAACGATTCAACCAAAATGGAAAATCGATATACAGATCATCGAAGGATATGATTCTGTCAGTTTAAATGAGGGTGCTTTATCAGGGGATTTTGATTTGATTTTCACAAGAGAAATGCTTTCCAATAATCCTGATATTACATCGGAATATTTGTTCGATAACAATCTCGTATGTATAATGCCCAGCAATCACAGCCTGTGTGAGAAAGAGACACTTTGTGTAAAAGATTTAAAGGAAGAGACAATCATTAGTTATAAACGTAATACAAAGTTATGGAACTTAATAGATAGAAAGTTGATTGGAGCAAAAAATATAACCCGTATTGATGTTTCCAATAATGAAATGCTTTCGAAAGCTGTTGCAAATGATGTAGGTATTGGGATTACACCCGAACTGGCAATTGATAAAAACTATGCAACGGAATTAACAGTCAGGTATATTACTGAAATTGCTACAATCCCGAATAAGGTCTATGTCCAATATCGGGAAAATTCCCATATGAAGTCAATTGCCAAACAAATCATTTACACGATCATTAATCACAAATACAGTGAAGCGGAATGA
- a CDS encoding aromatic ring-hydroxylating oxygenase subunit alpha, producing the protein MNGYIHDDIEKNEFLVHRSVFTDREILARERAEIFNKCWLFIGHESEVPEKGDYKRKKVGGRNLLLVHSQDDEIRVLYNTCPHRGALVCRENEGNSRVFRCFYHAWSFKNDGSLTGMPGKDAFPDDFNDDGTKNMKAVNRFESYRGFMFVNFDDDAISLYDYLADAKEYLDLVADQSETGMEVLGGIQEYSVRANWKLLAENSADLYHGLPTHKTYFDIKQQQDPNLKKVGLHGVGKSLGNGHAVVEYKAPWGRPVAQWTPIWDEDLKRDMEKMKERLTERFGEERADRIANWNRNIIIFPNLVINDIMAVTARTFYPTSPGYLEATGYALAPKDEDMVHRLARNNNFLEFLGPGGFATPDDNEALELCQEAYNNNQEVEWNDVSRGMLRGEENALGTDELQMRSFWREFDARMKKSLQKEVTRV; encoded by the coding sequence ATGAATGGTTATATTCACGACGATATCGAAAAAAATGAATTTTTGGTTCACCGAAGTGTTTTTACCGACCGCGAAATTTTGGCAAGAGAACGTGCTGAAATTTTCAATAAATGCTGGTTGTTCATCGGACACGAATCAGAAGTTCCCGAAAAAGGTGATTACAAACGAAAAAAAGTTGGCGGCCGTAATTTACTGCTGGTCCATAGCCAAGACGATGAAATCAGAGTGCTGTACAATACTTGCCCACACCGCGGTGCACTCGTTTGCCGCGAAAATGAAGGAAATTCTCGGGTATTCCGTTGTTTCTATCATGCCTGGAGCTTTAAAAACGATGGAAGCTTGACAGGCATGCCTGGGAAAGACGCTTTTCCGGATGATTTCAATGATGATGGCACAAAAAATATGAAAGCTGTTAACCGCTTTGAAAGCTATCGCGGCTTCATGTTTGTCAATTTCGATGATGATGCCATCTCATTATATGACTATTTGGCTGATGCAAAAGAATATCTTGATCTTGTTGCTGACCAAAGTGAAACAGGTATGGAAGTACTTGGAGGCATACAGGAATACAGCGTCAGAGCTAATTGGAAATTGCTCGCCGAGAACAGTGCTGATCTCTATCATGGCCTGCCGACACATAAGACATACTTTGATATCAAGCAGCAGCAGGATCCGAACCTGAAAAAAGTGGGACTTCACGGGGTTGGAAAATCACTTGGAAATGGTCATGCGGTTGTTGAGTACAAAGCACCGTGGGGCAGACCTGTCGCACAGTGGACTCCCATCTGGGATGAAGATCTGAAACGTGATATGGAAAAAATGAAGGAGCGGTTAACCGAAAGATTTGGCGAAGAACGGGCCGACCGGATTGCCAATTGGAATCGTAACATTATTATTTTTCCTAACTTGGTCATTAACGACATTATGGCTGTAACGGCAAGAACGTTTTATCCAACATCTCCAGGCTATTTGGAAGCTACCGGCTATGCGTTAGCCCCTAAAGACGAGGATATGGTGCACCGTTTAGCCAGAAATAACAACTTCCTTGAGTTTCTTGGGCCGGGCGGTTTTGCAACACCGGATGATAATGAAGCCCTGGAATTATGTCAGGAAGCATACAACAACAATCAGGAAGTTGAATGGAATGATGTTTCCAGAGGGATGCTGCGCGGGGAGGAAAACGCTTTAGGTACAGACGAACTGCAAATGAGAAGCTTCTGGCGGGAGTTCGATGCACGCATGAAAAAGTCGCTGCAGAAGGAGGTTACCCGTGTATGA
- a CDS encoding aromatic-ring-hydroxylating dioxygenase subunit beta → MTVKTLERQEIVDFLYKEAYLLDEWKLKEWAALFTDDGTYKVPPLGDPDADARTSLFFIHDDRKRIQDRAERLLKKEAHVEYPHSTTLRNYHNIIVDGLDSDVITVVCNFTVHRTKREVVDAFIGRSTYELVQQDGQLRIKNKKVVLKLDSLRPHGKISLIL, encoded by the coding sequence ATGACTGTGAAAACGTTGGAACGGCAGGAAATTGTTGATTTTCTGTATAAAGAAGCCTACTTGCTGGATGAGTGGAAGCTGAAAGAATGGGCTGCCTTGTTTACAGATGATGGTACGTACAAAGTTCCGCCACTGGGCGACCCGGATGCTGATGCGCGAACATCGTTATTCTTTATTCACGATGATCGGAAGCGAATTCAGGATCGTGCAGAGAGACTGCTGAAGAAGGAAGCACATGTGGAATATCCGCATTCAACAACCTTGCGCAATTACCATAACATTATCGTTGACGGTTTGGATTCAGACGTGATTACAGTAGTCTGCAACTTCACTGTCCACCGGACCAAACGTGAAGTGGTGGATGCATTTATCGGCAGAAGCACATACGAACTCGTTCAGCAGGATGGTCAACTGCGGATAAAAAACAAAAAAGTAGTCTTGAAACTGGATAGTCTGAGACCACATGGCAAAATCAGCCTTATTTTATAA
- a CDS encoding NAD(P)/FAD-dependent oxidoreductase, which translates to MDYNNEVYDITIVGGGPVGLFTAFYAGMRQASVKIIENLPELGGQLTALYPEKYIYDVAGFPKIKAQDLVDQLKGQMDQFENEICLNQEVQHVTKEDDIFKISTNSQVHYSRTIIITAGNGAFKPRTMKLENEERFDGKNLHYKIDKLDHFKDKEVCVFGGGDSAVDWALMLENTASKVSIIHRRDKFRAHDYSVKLMKESSIDILTPYVPVELSGETNIENIKLKQQKGDQIINLEADDYIVNYGFISNLGPIKDWGLAIDKNQILVNSKAETNIPGIYAVGDVSTYDGKVKLMATGFGEAPIAVSSAKVYIDPKVSFTTAHSTTIMEKKEKKEQKQKVAAH; encoded by the coding sequence ATGGATTATAACAACGAAGTCTATGATATTACCATTGTCGGCGGAGGTCCTGTCGGTTTATTCACCGCTTTTTATGCGGGAATGCGCCAGGCGAGCGTTAAAATAATCGAAAACCTCCCTGAATTGGGTGGCCAACTTACCGCATTATACCCTGAAAAATACATTTATGATGTCGCCGGATTTCCAAAAATAAAAGCACAGGATCTGGTAGATCAATTAAAGGGGCAGATGGATCAGTTTGAAAATGAAATTTGTTTGAATCAGGAAGTTCAACATGTCACGAAAGAAGATGACATTTTTAAGATATCAACAAATTCCCAGGTTCATTATTCCAGAACAATTATCATCACTGCCGGAAATGGTGCTTTTAAACCGAGGACAATGAAGCTGGAAAATGAAGAACGGTTTGACGGCAAGAATCTGCATTATAAGATTGACAAACTGGATCATTTCAAAGATAAAGAAGTTTGTGTGTTTGGCGGCGGTGATTCCGCAGTGGATTGGGCGCTGATGCTTGAAAATACGGCTTCCAAAGTATCCATTATTCATCGCAGAGACAAATTCAGGGCGCATGATTACAGTGTCAAACTAATGAAAGAATCGTCCATTGATATTCTAACGCCATATGTTCCGGTTGAATTATCAGGTGAAACAAACATTGAAAACATTAAACTCAAACAGCAAAAGGGAGATCAGATCATCAACCTGGAAGCAGATGACTATATTGTTAATTATGGTTTTATATCAAATCTGGGCCCTATTAAAGACTGGGGATTGGCCATCGATAAAAATCAGATTCTCGTCAATTCAAAAGCGGAAACGAATATCCCGGGCATCTATGCTGTTGGCGATGTCTCAACGTATGACGGCAAGGTGAAATTGATGGCTACCGGATTCGGTGAAGCACCGATTGCTGTGAGCAGTGCGAAAGTATACATCGATCCGAAAGTATCTTTTACTACTGCACACAGTACAACGATCATGGAAAAGAAAGAAAAGAAGGAACAAAAACAAAAAGTTGCTGCACATTAA
- a CDS encoding VOC family protein translates to MSKVKEEVQNEVSAQQRLEQHLRTVAHLGHVEIGVTKFEDSLWFYTEVLGLVLTEKEEGRAYLRAWQDFDHYTLVLQESETSEVNRMSWRVATEESLDLFEKYLKDSNIDFQRIESGQKKALGDAIHFKSPSGLPIQLYWKKELFETDDPKLQSQLPSHPSKYNVKGVSPRRFDHVNIMVDDVKAEQEWWTDFLGIHHRYYIQNEEDTRLGSWLSRTNIAHEIAFMRNANQNGAKFHHLAYFLDSPDELIRAANIMAENGIEIEWGPGKHGTSGAQFIYVFEPSGHRVELWTGGFLIFSPDWKAIEWTSDVGELGLEMWGSKPPKSYFTYGVDIGE, encoded by the coding sequence ATGTCAAAAGTTAAAGAAGAAGTTCAAAACGAAGTATCAGCCCAGCAACGGCTGGAGCAACATTTACGAACGGTGGCCCATCTCGGTCATGTTGAAATCGGCGTTACTAAATTTGAAGATTCATTATGGTTCTATACAGAGGTTTTAGGACTTGTCTTGACTGAAAAGGAAGAAGGACGCGCTTATTTAAGAGCATGGCAGGATTTTGATCATTACACATTGGTACTGCAGGAATCAGAGACGTCTGAGGTTAACCGCATGAGCTGGCGAGTTGCTACAGAGGAATCGCTGGATTTATTCGAAAAGTATCTTAAAGACTCGAACATTGACTTTCAACGGATTGAATCCGGCCAGAAGAAAGCCCTGGGGGATGCAATTCATTTTAAATCACCATCCGGATTGCCTATCCAATTGTACTGGAAGAAAGAATTGTTTGAAACGGATGACCCAAAACTGCAGTCGCAACTGCCTAGTCACCCAAGTAAATACAATGTAAAAGGTGTATCACCGCGACGTTTTGACCATGTCAATATTATGGTAGATGACGTTAAGGCCGAACAGGAATGGTGGACTGATTTTCTGGGAATCCATCATCGTTATTATATTCAAAATGAAGAAGATACCCGTTTAGGATCTTGGTTAAGCAGAACGAATATTGCCCATGAAATTGCTTTCATGCGTAATGCCAACCAGAATGGGGCCAAATTCCACCATCTGGCGTATTTCCTGGATTCCCCGGATGAGCTGATTCGCGCTGCCAACATCATGGCGGAAAATGGCATCGAGATTGAGTGGGGCCCTGGAAAGCATGGAACAAGCGGCGCACAGTTTATCTACGTGTTTGAACCATCTGGTCACCGTGTGGAACTTTGGACTGGCGGCTTCCTGATTTTCTCACCAGATTGGAAAGCAATTGAATGGACTTCAGATGTTGGTGAGCTCGGACTGGAGATGTGGGGTAGTAAGCCGCCGAAATCCTACTTTACGTACGGTGTCGATATCGGCGAATAA
- a CDS encoding amidohydrolase family protein, translated as MGQHFKVDFHTHVISEEFLNLAEKYGDDRWPVLEKTCDCGANIMIAGKKFREITDHTWDPEERIRDMDNEGINVQVLSPIPVTFSYWSEPEQGLEMARFQNDFIASTAKEYPKRFVGLGTVPLQDVDLAIKEMDRAIHELGLKGIELGSNVNGKNLDDPSLRKFFQYADQWNVPLFIHPWATMGRERMPRHNFMYMVGMPSETALAAGSIIMSGMLDEYPNLKICFAHGGGSLPYLLPRMDKGWNVWPQIRKTENLPSHYAKQFYYDTLVYDTQNLQFMLDKFGPKQIMVGTDYPFLLREVPAGNIVERISLYDEDKDRIRGLNALEFLNLDKETFQRTPQTSNNHTS; from the coding sequence TTGGGACAACATTTTAAAGTAGATTTTCATACACATGTTATATCGGAAGAATTTTTGAATCTTGCCGAAAAATATGGTGATGACCGCTGGCCGGTTCTGGAAAAAACGTGTGACTGCGGCGCCAACATTATGATAGCTGGAAAGAAATTCAGAGAAATTACCGATCACACGTGGGATCCGGAAGAACGCATAAGAGATATGGACAACGAAGGAATTAATGTCCAGGTATTATCACCGATTCCGGTCACATTCAGCTACTGGTCTGAACCTGAACAAGGTCTTGAAATGGCTCGTTTTCAAAATGATTTTATCGCATCCACTGCAAAGGAATATCCAAAGCGGTTTGTCGGATTAGGTACCGTTCCACTGCAGGATGTTGATTTGGCTATTAAAGAAATGGACCGGGCAATCCATGAATTAGGATTGAAAGGAATCGAACTGGGAAGCAATGTTAACGGGAAGAACCTGGACGATCCTTCATTACGAAAGTTCTTTCAATACGCTGATCAATGGAATGTCCCACTGTTTATTCATCCGTGGGCAACAATGGGACGGGAACGCATGCCGCGCCATAATTTCATGTATATGGTCGGAATGCCTTCTGAAACAGCACTTGCAGCCGGAAGCATCATCATGAGCGGGATGCTGGATGAGTATCCAAACCTGAAAATTTGCTTTGCACATGGCGGCGGTTCATTGCCGTATCTGCTGCCGAGAATGGACAAAGGCTGGAATGTCTGGCCGCAGATCAGAAAAACCGAAAACCTTCCAAGTCATTATGCGAAGCAGTTCTATTATGACACGCTGGTTTATGATACGCAGAATTTGCAGTTCATGCTGGACAAGTTTGGTCCAAAGCAGATTATGGTTGGGACGGACTACCCGTTTTTACTTCGTGAAGTTCCGGCGGGTAACATTGTTGAGCGTATATCTTTATATGATGAGGATAAGGACAGAATCCGCGGATTGAATGCCCTGGAATTTTTGAATTTGGATAAAGAAACATTTCAGCGTACACCTCAGACCAGCAACAACCATACATCATAA
- a CDS encoding DUF362 domain-containing protein — translation MAFVITSPCKNEKSGECVEVCPVDCIEEGEDMFHIDPDLCIDCGACEAACPVEAIYMEDEVPEEESEFISLARKFFE, via the coding sequence ATGGCTTTTGTTATAACATCACCTTGTAAGAATGAGAAATCAGGCGAATGTGTTGAAGTTTGCCCTGTGGATTGTATCGAAGAAGGCGAAGACATGTTTCATATCGACCCGGATCTCTGCATTGATTGCGGAGCATGCGAGGCTGCCTGTCCGGTTGAGGCAATCTATATGGAAGATGAAGTACCGGAGGAAGAAAGTGAATTTATCAGTCTTGCCCGTAAATTTTTTGAATAG
- the dmpG gene encoding 4-hydroxy-2-oxovalerate aldolase, with protein MSKRSVTINDVTLRDGMHAIRHQYSMDQIAEITRLIDESGADIIEATHGDGLGGSSIQFGFSKETEKDIITTAVNNAKNAKISVLLLPGIGTIEHLKRANDWGAQVVRVATHCTEADVSEQHIKTANELGMESVGFLMMSHRTSPENLLTEAKKMESYGAKTIYVVDSAGALTMEDTRRRIALFKENLNTEIGFHGHNNLSLGVANSIAAYEEGADRIDSSLAGMGAGAGNTATEQLVAVLNKLDIPHDVDLYKSMDAAENVIKPIMERPVQIDNLSLTLGYTGVYSSFLLFAERAGKEYGVDPRYILTKIAEMGAVGGQEDWIIGVAQELAKEQKVHA; from the coding sequence ATGAGCAAAAGAAGCGTAACCATTAATGATGTTACATTACGTGATGGAATGCACGCAATCCGTCACCAGTATTCGATGGATCAAATTGCTGAAATAACACGATTAATTGACGAGTCAGGTGCAGACATTATAGAAGCAACACACGGTGATGGTCTAGGTGGAAGTTCCATTCAATTTGGGTTTTCCAAAGAGACGGAGAAAGATATTATTACAACTGCGGTAAACAATGCGAAAAATGCCAAAATAAGTGTATTGCTGCTGCCGGGAATTGGTACGATTGAACACCTGAAGCGGGCAAATGACTGGGGAGCACAGGTTGTCCGTGTTGCAACACATTGTACGGAAGCGGATGTATCGGAGCAGCATATTAAAACTGCAAATGAATTAGGAATGGAATCGGTCGGATTCCTTATGATGTCACACCGCACTTCCCCGGAAAATCTGTTGACAGAAGCAAAAAAGATGGAATCCTATGGAGCAAAAACCATTTATGTGGTAGATTCCGCCGGTGCTTTAACAATGGAGGATACACGCCGGAGAATCGCTCTGTTTAAAGAAAATTTAAATACAGAAATTGGTTTCCATGGACACAATAATTTATCCTTAGGTGTAGCAAACTCGATTGCAGCATATGAGGAGGGAGCCGATAGAATTGATTCAAGCCTTGCCGGGATGGGAGCCGGGGCCGGCAATACGGCTACCGAGCAGCTGGTCGCTGTGCTGAATAAACTGGATATCCCTCATGATGTGGATTTGTATAAATCAATGGACGCTGCGGAAAATGTTATCAAGCCAATCATGGAACGTCCTGTTCAAATTGATAATTTAAGCTTAACACTGGGTTACACAGGCGTTTACTCCAGTTTCTTGCTGTTCGCCGAGAGAGCAGGTAAGGAGTATGGGGTAGACCCGCGTTATATTCTAACGAAAATCGCTGAAATGGGTGCAGTCGGCGGTCAGGAAGATTGGATTATTGGGGTTGCCCAGGAATTGGCAAAAGAACAAAAAGTTCATGCGTAA